One Prunus dulcis chromosome 7, ALMONDv2, whole genome shotgun sequence DNA segment encodes these proteins:
- the LOC117633832 gene encoding endoribonuclease Dicer homolog 2-like isoform X1 — protein MEIDGTQQQSAAPLLVEEATQEFVAICAESEPYDDEQPSYVPAELVKPWCSNDASALYHCYLIQMKPNFCYDIPVNDIVLGMRSELDCDIANMTFDLEVGRGSITVNFKKATEIHLSSEQVLQCRRFQITIFRILLDHELPNLGKVLERLCLAQNLGIESIDYLLLPAARMHQRPSIIDWECVTSVSFQCEENSEYHVDCSPPKNCSRVLHTKNGMVCTCRIQNSLVYTPHTGLLYCITGLLDDLNGNSLLRPRGRRARSYKTHYEEKHGIKLRFDQQLLLKGKHIFKVQNYLKSCRLHAERDSCHTSVELPPELCSIVMSPLSVSNLYSFSFVPSIMHRLESLLLAVNLKRMVLDRCTENVTIPTIKVLEAITTKHCKENLHLESLEALGDSFLKYAASQQLFKTYQNDDEGDLTVKREKIISNDALCKFGCNRKLPGFIRNECFDPKSWIIPGDYSGGSFLNEELPFNERNIYIRGRRKVKSKRVADVVEALIGAFLSTGGEIAAIYFMNWVGIKVDLVHIPYERHFHVQPEKLIDVRHLESLLNNYSFRHPHLLLEALTHRSYMLPQIPGCYERLEFLGDAVLDYVITVYLYNKYPGMSPGVLTDMRSASVNNNCYALSAVKRRLHEHILAPDNVHSNIANTVNNFERLSMESTFGWESETSFSEVLADIIESLAGAIFVDSEYDKNAVFQSIRPLLEPLVSPETMPLNPVKEFHDYCQKMQYIMKKPVKSIQNGVATRTIEVEANGVVKYTYTSTASNNDTAKRLACKEFLRLSKGN, from the exons ATGGAGATAGACGGAACCCAACAACAATCTGCTGCTCCTCTTCTTGTGGAAGAAGCGACACAAGAGTTTG TTGCCATATGTGCAGAGAGTGAGCCTTATGATGATGAACAACCCAGTTATGTCCCAGCTGAGCTTGTCAAACCTTGGTGTTCAAATGATGCTAGTGCATTGTATCATTGCTATTTAATTCAGATGAAGCCGAATTTTTGTTATGATATTCCAGTTAATGATATCGTACTTGGCATGAGGAGCGAACTTGATTGCGATATTGCAAATATGACTTTTGACTTGGAAGTTGGCAGGGGTTCTATAACTGTAAACTTTAAAAAGGCCACAGAGATTCATCTTAGTTCAGAGCAA GTTCTTCAATGCAGAAGGTTCCAAATCACAATTTTTCGAATTCTACTGGATCACGAATTGCCAAATTTGGGAAAAGTTTTAGAGAGACTTTGTTTGGCACAAAATCTTGGGATTGAATCAATTGATTACCTTTTGCTCCCTGCAGCAAGAATGCACCAGAGACCTTCAATCATTGATTGGGAATGTGTGACGTCTGTTTCGTTTCAATGTGAAGAAAATTCTGAGTATCATGTAGATTGTTCTCCACCCAAAAATTGTTCTCGTGTTCTACATACCAAAAATGGTATGGTTTGTACTTGCAGGATCCAGAATTCCTTGGTCTATACCCCTCATACTGGTCTCCTGTATTGCATCACTGGTTTGTTGGATGACTTGAATGGGAACTCACTTCTGAGACCTAGGGGCAGGAGAGCTCGTAGCTACAAGACGCACTATGAAGAAAA GCATGGGATCAAGTTGCGTTTTGATCAGCAGTTATTGCTCAAGGGGAAACACATTTTCAAAGTACAAAATTATCTTAAGAGTTGCAGACTACATGCAGAAAGAG ATTCATGTCATACATCTGTTGAATTGCCGCCTGAACTTTGCTCTATAGTCATGTCGCCTTTATCAGTCAGCAATTTATATTCATTCTCCTTTGTTCCATCCATCATGCATCGTCTTGAATCTTTACTTCTTGCTGTCAACTTGAAAAGGATGGTTTTGGATCGCTGCACAGAAAATGTTACTATTCCAACCATTAAG GTATTGGAAGCTATTACCACAAAGCATTGCAAAGAGAACTTGCATTTGGAATCCTTAGAGGCTCTTGGAGATTCATTTCTTAAGTATGCTGCAAGCCAGCAGCTTTTTAAAACCTATCAAAATGATGATGAGGGGGATCTTACTGTaaagagggaaaaaataatttccaatGATGCCCTTTGCAAGTTTGGCTGTAACCGCAAACTTCCG GGCTTTATTCGTAACGAGTGTTTTGATCCGAAATCGTGGATTATACCTGGAGATTATTCTGGAGGTTCTTTCTTAAATGAGGAGTTGCCTTTTAATGAAAGGAATATCTACATTAGGGGAAGAAGGAAGGTAAAAAGTAAAAGGGTTGCTGATGTAGTTGAGGCACTAATTGGTGCATTTCTTAGCACAGGTGGTGAAATAGCTGCCATATATTTCATGAATTGGGTTGGTATAAAGGTGGATTTAGTCCATATACCATATGAGAGGCACTTCCACGTGCAGCCAGAGAAGCTCATTGATGTCAGACATTTAGAATCCCTGCTTAACAACTATTCCTTTCGTCATCCTCATCTTCTACTGGAAGCACTAACCCATAGATCTTACATGCTTCCTCAGATTCCAGGATGTTATGAG CGGCTAGAATTTCTTGGTGATGCCGTGTTGGATTATGTCATCACTGTTTACTTGTACAATAAGTATCCTGGTATGTCACCAGGAGTTTTAACTGATATGAGGTCTGCTTCTGTGAACAACAATTGTTATGCACTATCTGCAGTGAAACGTCGACTACACGAACACATTCTTGCTCCGGACAATGTCCACAGTAATATTGCCAACACTGTTAACAATTTTGAGAGGTTATCCATGGAATCAACTTTTGGATGGGAATCTGAGACATCTTTCTCCGAG GTACTTGCAGATATTATTGAGTCTCTAGCAGGGGCAATTTTTGTTGATTCTGAATATGATAAGAATGCCGTATTTCAAAGTATACGTCCCCTTTTAGAGCCGTTGGTTTCTCCAGAAACGATGCCGCTCAATCCTGTAAAAGAGTTCCATGACTATTGTCAAAAAATGCAGTACATTATGAAGAAACCTGTGAAGTCCATCCAAAACGGTGTGGCTACCAGGACAATAGAGGTTGAAGCGAACGGGGTTGTCAAATACACATATACATCAACAGCTTCTAATAACGATACAGCAAAAAGATTAGCTTGCAAAGAATTTTTGAGGTTGTCGAAAGGAAACTAA
- the LOC117633832 gene encoding endoribonuclease Dicer homolog 2-like isoform X2 has product MEIDGTQQQSAAPLLVEEATQEFVAICAESEPYDDEQPSYVPAELVKPWCSNDASALYHCYLIQMKPNFCYDIPVNDIVLGMRSELDCDIANMTFDLEVGRGSITVNFKKATEIHLSSEQVLQCRRFQITIFRILLDHELPNLGKVLERLCLAQNLGIESIDYLLLPAARMHQRPSIIDWECVTSVSFQCEENSEYHVDCSPPKNCSRVLHTKNGMVCTCRIQNSLVYTPHTGLLYCITGLLDDLNGNSLLRPRGRRARSYKTHYEEKHGIKLRFDQQLLLKGKHIFKVQNYLKSCRLHAERDSCHTSVELPPELCSIVMSPLSVSNLYSFSFVPSIMHRLESLLLAVNLKRMVLDRCTENVTIPTIKGFIRNECFDPKSWIIPGDYSGGSFLNEELPFNERNIYIRGRRKVKSKRVADVVEALIGAFLSTGGEIAAIYFMNWVGIKVDLVHIPYERHFHVQPEKLIDVRHLESLLNNYSFRHPHLLLEALTHRSYMLPQIPGCYERLEFLGDAVLDYVITVYLYNKYPGMSPGVLTDMRSASVNNNCYALSAVKRRLHEHILAPDNVHSNIANTVNNFERLSMESTFGWESETSFSEVLADIIESLAGAIFVDSEYDKNAVFQSIRPLLEPLVSPETMPLNPVKEFHDYCQKMQYIMKKPVKSIQNGVATRTIEVEANGVVKYTYTSTASNNDTAKRLACKEFLRLSKGN; this is encoded by the exons ATGGAGATAGACGGAACCCAACAACAATCTGCTGCTCCTCTTCTTGTGGAAGAAGCGACACAAGAGTTTG TTGCCATATGTGCAGAGAGTGAGCCTTATGATGATGAACAACCCAGTTATGTCCCAGCTGAGCTTGTCAAACCTTGGTGTTCAAATGATGCTAGTGCATTGTATCATTGCTATTTAATTCAGATGAAGCCGAATTTTTGTTATGATATTCCAGTTAATGATATCGTACTTGGCATGAGGAGCGAACTTGATTGCGATATTGCAAATATGACTTTTGACTTGGAAGTTGGCAGGGGTTCTATAACTGTAAACTTTAAAAAGGCCACAGAGATTCATCTTAGTTCAGAGCAA GTTCTTCAATGCAGAAGGTTCCAAATCACAATTTTTCGAATTCTACTGGATCACGAATTGCCAAATTTGGGAAAAGTTTTAGAGAGACTTTGTTTGGCACAAAATCTTGGGATTGAATCAATTGATTACCTTTTGCTCCCTGCAGCAAGAATGCACCAGAGACCTTCAATCATTGATTGGGAATGTGTGACGTCTGTTTCGTTTCAATGTGAAGAAAATTCTGAGTATCATGTAGATTGTTCTCCACCCAAAAATTGTTCTCGTGTTCTACATACCAAAAATGGTATGGTTTGTACTTGCAGGATCCAGAATTCCTTGGTCTATACCCCTCATACTGGTCTCCTGTATTGCATCACTGGTTTGTTGGATGACTTGAATGGGAACTCACTTCTGAGACCTAGGGGCAGGAGAGCTCGTAGCTACAAGACGCACTATGAAGAAAA GCATGGGATCAAGTTGCGTTTTGATCAGCAGTTATTGCTCAAGGGGAAACACATTTTCAAAGTACAAAATTATCTTAAGAGTTGCAGACTACATGCAGAAAGAG ATTCATGTCATACATCTGTTGAATTGCCGCCTGAACTTTGCTCTATAGTCATGTCGCCTTTATCAGTCAGCAATTTATATTCATTCTCCTTTGTTCCATCCATCATGCATCGTCTTGAATCTTTACTTCTTGCTGTCAACTTGAAAAGGATGGTTTTGGATCGCTGCACAGAAAATGTTACTATTCCAACCATTAAG GGCTTTATTCGTAACGAGTGTTTTGATCCGAAATCGTGGATTATACCTGGAGATTATTCTGGAGGTTCTTTCTTAAATGAGGAGTTGCCTTTTAATGAAAGGAATATCTACATTAGGGGAAGAAGGAAGGTAAAAAGTAAAAGGGTTGCTGATGTAGTTGAGGCACTAATTGGTGCATTTCTTAGCACAGGTGGTGAAATAGCTGCCATATATTTCATGAATTGGGTTGGTATAAAGGTGGATTTAGTCCATATACCATATGAGAGGCACTTCCACGTGCAGCCAGAGAAGCTCATTGATGTCAGACATTTAGAATCCCTGCTTAACAACTATTCCTTTCGTCATCCTCATCTTCTACTGGAAGCACTAACCCATAGATCTTACATGCTTCCTCAGATTCCAGGATGTTATGAG CGGCTAGAATTTCTTGGTGATGCCGTGTTGGATTATGTCATCACTGTTTACTTGTACAATAAGTATCCTGGTATGTCACCAGGAGTTTTAACTGATATGAGGTCTGCTTCTGTGAACAACAATTGTTATGCACTATCTGCAGTGAAACGTCGACTACACGAACACATTCTTGCTCCGGACAATGTCCACAGTAATATTGCCAACACTGTTAACAATTTTGAGAGGTTATCCATGGAATCAACTTTTGGATGGGAATCTGAGACATCTTTCTCCGAG GTACTTGCAGATATTATTGAGTCTCTAGCAGGGGCAATTTTTGTTGATTCTGAATATGATAAGAATGCCGTATTTCAAAGTATACGTCCCCTTTTAGAGCCGTTGGTTTCTCCAGAAACGATGCCGCTCAATCCTGTAAAAGAGTTCCATGACTATTGTCAAAAAATGCAGTACATTATGAAGAAACCTGTGAAGTCCATCCAAAACGGTGTGGCTACCAGGACAATAGAGGTTGAAGCGAACGGGGTTGTCAAATACACATATACATCAACAGCTTCTAATAACGATACAGCAAAAAGATTAGCTTGCAAAGAATTTTTGAGGTTGTCGAAAGGAAACTAA
- the LOC117634575 gene encoding uncharacterized protein LOC117634575 encodes MASTSSVMEIPISKHANAERSAKVPLLPVSHNPYSKSHVPTRCNDKVSSVPIIAKFTLVIFLSLVALAIVVFLPLIRKELTFGPQAPVVELTALTIHKFNVSETNLTAEWDVKLKIGNPNLVSQIWFDRIEGFVLYEDRTLAIEQVEPFGLPMKTKNQVRLRLRMVNWEGDQPALKQGMLKKMKRDRKLGGVRFSVQMAIWATYRSVWGRSAQRVIMNPQCLDLHVAFVPGATAIGFGILIGDVPRRCYVPMLAE; translated from the coding sequence ATGGCTTCAACGTCGTCGGTGATGGAGATTCCGATTTCAAAGCATGCAAACGCTGAGCGCTCAGCCAAGGTTCCATTGCTCCCGGTTTCACACAACCCTTATTCAAAATCTCATGTTCCTACAAGGTGTAATGACAAGGTCTCCTCTGTACCAATAATTGCCAAATTCACCCTTGTCATTTTTCTCTCCCTTGTCGCTCTTGCCATTGTTGTATTTTTGCCATTAATACGGAAGGAGCTTACTTTCGGCCCCCAAGCCCCCGTGGTTGAACTTACCGCCTTAACCATCCACAAATTCAACGTCTCCGAAACAAACCTGACGGCCGAATGGGACGTCAAGTTGAAAATTGGAAACCCTAATCTTGTCTCTCAAATTTGGTTCGACCGGATCGAAGGCTTTGTTCTGTACGAAGACAGAACGCTGGCCATCGAGCAGGTGGAGCCGTTCGGTCTGCCTATGAAGACGAAGAACCAAGTGCGGCTCAGGCTTAGAATGGTGAATTGGGAAGGGGATCAACCGGCGCTTAAACAAGggatgttgaagaagatgaagagggATAGAAAGCTTGGTGGTGTGAGATTTAGTGTCCAGATGGCAATTTGGGCGACGTATAGGAGTGTGTGGGGGCGGTCGGCGCAACGCGTGATCATGAACCCACAGTGTTTAGATTTGCACGTTGCGTTCGTGCCCGGAGCCACCGCCATAggttttgggattttgattgGTGATGTACCTAGGAGGTGCTATGTTCCCATGCTAGCTGagtaa